From the Quercus lobata isolate SW786 chromosome 6, ValleyOak3.0 Primary Assembly, whole genome shotgun sequence genome, one window contains:
- the LOC115950541 gene encoding peptidyl-prolyl cis-trans isomerase FKBP62-like — translation MDEDFEFDVNMEDDPVLKVGDREEKEIGNKGLKKKLLKEGEGWDTPATGDEVEVHYTGTLLDGTQFDSSRDRGTPFKFKLGQGQVIKGWDEGIKTMKKGEKAVFTIPPELAYGESGSPPTIPPNATLQFDVELLSWNSVKDICKDGGIFKKILTEGEKWENPKDLDEVFVKYEAWLEDGTLISKSDGVEFTVKDGCFCPALAKAVKTMKKGEKVLLTVKPQYAFGEMGRPGSHDEGAVPPNATLLTTLELVSWKAVSDITKDKKVLKKILKEGEGYERPNDGAVVQVKLIGKLHDGTIFTKKGHDTEPFEFRIDEEQVIDGLDRAVKNMTKGEIALVTIQPEYAFGQSEKQQELAIVPSNSTVYYEVELLSFEKEKESWDMNTQEKIKAAGKKKEEGNALFKVGKYERASKRYEKAVRFIEYDSSFSEVEKQQAKVLKITCNLNNAACKLRLKDYKQAEKLCTKVLEVDSKNVKALYRRAQAYIQLVDLELAEQDIKKALEIDPDNRDVKLEYKILKEKVREYNKKDAQFYGSIFAKMNKLEQARSANTPRKQEPMPMLIDSKV, via the exons ATGGATGAAGACTTCGAGTTCGACGTGAACATGGAGGATGATCCAGTTCTCAAGGTGGGTGACCGTGAAGAGAAGGAGATTGGTAACAAAGGGCTAAAGAAGAAGCTTCTCAAGGAGGGTGAAGGATGGGACACTCCTGCTACTGGCGACGAAGTTGAAG TTCATTATACTGGGACGTTGCTTGATGGAACTCAGTTTGATTCAAGCCGTGATAGGGGGACCCCGTTCAAGTTCAAGCTTGGCCAAg GACAAGTGATCAAAGGATGGGATGAAGGTATCAAAACCATGAAGAAGGGCGAGAAAGCCGTTTTCACCATCCCTCCTGAGTTGGCCTATGGCGAGTCTGGATCCCCTCCAACTATTCCACCCAATGCCACTCTTCAGTTTGATGTGGAGTTGCTGTCTTGGAACAGTGTCAAAGACATATGCAAGGATGGGggaattttcaagaaaatactTACTGAAGGGGAGAAATGGGAAAATCCAAAAGACTTGGATGaagtttttg TTAAGTATGAAGCTTGGCTTGAAGATGGGACACTCATTTCGAAATCTGATGGGGTGGAATTCACTGTTAAAGATG GCTGTTTCTGCCCTGCCTTGGCAAAAGCTGTGAAAACAATGAAGAAAGGAGAGAAAGTCCTCTTAACAGTGAAGCCACAAT ATGCATTTGGGGAGATGGGTCGACCAGGCTCTCATGACGAGGGTGCTGTGCCTCCAAATGCTACCCTCCTTACAACTCTTGAGTTGGTCTCTTGGAAGGCTGTTTCTGATATAACCAAGGACAAGAAGGTTCTGAAAAAGATCTTGAAGGAGGGAGAGGGATATGAGCGTCCAAATGATGGGGCAGTTGTACAAG TGAAACTAATCGGCAAGCTACATGACGGGACCATCTTTACAAAGAAGGGTCATGATACGGAGCCATTTGAATTCAGAATAGATGAAG AACAAGTTATTGATGGACTCGATAGAGCTGTGAAAAACATGACGAAAGGGGAAATTGCTTTGGTGACTATTCAACCAGAGTATGCTTTTGGCCAATCTGAGAAACAGCAAGAATTGGCTATTGTCCCTTCCAATTCGACTGTATATTATGAAGTTGAGCTGCTCTCATTTGAGAAG GAGAAGGAATCTTGGGATATGAACACACAGGAGAAGATTAAGGCAGCtggaaagaagaaggaagaagggaaTGCATTGTTCAAGGTTGGTAAATATGAAAGAGCATCAAAGAGATATGAAAAG GCTGTAAGGTTTATTGAGTATGACTCCTCTTTCAGTGAGGTGGAGAAGCAGCAGGCCAAGGTACTTAAGATTACCTGCAATCTTAACAATGCAGCCTGCAAGCTGAGACTCAAAGACTACAAGCAGGCTGAGAAGCTGTGTACAAAG GTGTTAGAAGTCGACAGTAAGAATGTAAAAGCTCTGTACAGGAGAGCACAGGCATACATACAACTTGTTGATTTGGAGCTGGCAGAACAGGATATCAAAAAGGCTCTTGAGATAGACCCAGACAACAG GGATGTGAAGCTGGAGTACAAGATTTTGAAGGAGAAAGTGAGAGAGTATAACAAGAAGGATGCCCAGTTTTATGGCAGCATCTTTGCAAAGATGAACAAATTAGAGCAAGCAAGATCAGCA AATACACCGCGAAAGCAGGAGCCAATGCCAATGTTAATTGACAGCAAGGTGTGA
- the LOC115995493 gene encoding 40S ribosomal protein S8, whose product MGISRDSMHKRRATGGKKKAWRKKRKYELGRQPANTKLSSNKTVRRIRVRGGNVKWRALRLDTGNYSWGSEAVTRKTRILDVVYNASNNELVRTQTLVKSAIVQVDAAPFKQWYLQHYGVDIGRKKKTAAKKETPEEGEGNTEEREKETKKSNHVARKLEKRQQGRTLDAHIEEQFGGGRLLACISSRPGQCGRSDGYILEGKELEFYMKKIQRKKGKGAAA is encoded by the exons ATGG GTATCTCACGTGACTCTATGCACAAGAGGCGTGCCACTGGAGGCAAGAAGAAGGCCTggaggaagaagagaaa GTATGAGCTTGGTCGTCAGCCTGCAAATACTAAGCTCTCAAGTAACAAGACCGTAAGGCGAATCCGTGTGAGAGGAGGCAATGTCAAATGGAGAGCCCTCAGATTGGATACTGGAAACTACTCATGGGGTAGTGAAGCTGTCACCCGCAAAACGCGTATCCTGGATGTTGTTTATAATGCTTCGAACAATGAGCTTGTCAGAACACAAACTCTGGTGAAGAGTGCTATTGTTCAGGTTGATGCTGCCCCGTTCAAGCAGTGGTACCTTCAGCATTATGGAGTTGACATTGGTAGGAAGAAGAAGACAGCTGCTAAGAAGGAAACCCCAGAG GAAGGCGAAGGAAATACGGaggaaagggaaaaggaaacaaaaaagagTAACCATGTCGCCAGGAAGCTTGAGAAGCGTCAGCAAGGTCGTACACTTGATGCACATATTGAAGAGCAGTTTGGGGGCGGTAGGCTGTTGGCGTGCATCTCTTCTCGACCGGGACAATGTGGTAGATCTGATGG ATACATTTTGGAAGGAAAAGAACTTGAGTTCTATATGAAGAAGATCCAAAGGAAGAAGGGGAAGGGTGCCGCTGCTTAA